One Polypterus senegalus isolate Bchr_013 chromosome 10, ASM1683550v1, whole genome shotgun sequence DNA segment encodes these proteins:
- the zgc:92360 gene encoding arf-GAP with dual PH domain-containing protein 1: MTLVNERASRALKEILQKPGNNECADCGAPDPEWASSTLGIFICHTCSGIHRNISEVSKVKSLTLARWEDGEVQFMSENGNLRACAKYEAEVPMYYYKPSHKDCQILKEQWIRAKYERNEFTEPEKELPYEQSVREGFLWKRGRDNGQFFSRRFVLSDRDGTLKYFAKNDAKEPKITIKVDTLNATFQPAKIGNPNGLQLTFLKDFRTRNIFIYHESSKEIVDWFNAIRAVQLHYLQVAFPGSSNVDLIPKLTRNFLKEGYMEKTGPRQTEGFKKRWFTLDHRRLMYFKDPLDAFAKGEVFIGHKDLGYSVKAGLPQGTHANRVWHYGITIATPDRSFLFTCESESEQKDWITNFNRVIQQPMSPQEYAMEALFKHKP, encoded by the exons ATCCAGAATGGGCTTCTTCAACTTTGGGAATTTTCATCTGTCATACCTGTTCAGGCATCCATAGGAATATATCAGAAGTCAGTAAAGTAAAATCTCTGACCCTCGCCCGTTGGGAAGACGGAGAAGTTCAG tttatgtCTGAAAATGGAAATCTTAGAGCCTGTGCCAAATATGAAGCTGAAGTTCCGATGTATTATTACAAGCCTTCACACAAAGATTGTCA gATTTTAAAAGAGCAGTGGATCCGTGCAAAATATGAAAGGAACGAGTTCACCGAGCCTGAAAAGGAGCTGCCTTATGAACAGA GTGTCCGAGAAGGCTTTCTCTGGAAGCGAGGCCGAGACAATGGACAGTTTTTCAGCAGGCGGTTTGTCCTCTCGGATCGAGATGGCACACTAAAATATTTTGCCAAAAATGAT GCAAAGGAGCCGAAGATCACTATTAAAGTGGATACGCTTAATGCCACCTTCCAGCCAGCAAAGATTGGCAACCCCAATGGTCTGCAGCTTACGTTTCTGAAGGATTTCAGGACACGAAACATCTTCATATACCACGAGAGCAGCAAG GAGATCGTGGATTGGTTCAATGCCATTCGGGCCGTACAGCTCCACTACCTTCAGGTGGCTTTTCCAGGAAGCAGCAATGTGGAT ttgatACCAAAACTGACAAGAAACTTCCTGAAAGAAGGCTACATGGAAAAGACAGGCCCAAGG CAAACTGAAGGCTTCAAGAAAAGGTGGTTCACTTTGGATCACAGACGTCTGATGTACTTCAAGGACCCACTT GATGCTTTTGCCAAGGGTGAAGTGTTTATCGGCCATAAGGACCTTGGTTACAGTGTGAAGGCAGGCCTACCTCAGGGGACTCATGCCAACCGTGTCTGGCACTATGGCATCACAATAGCCACCCCAGACAGAAGCTTCCTTTTCACATGTGAGTCGGAAAGCGAACAGAAGGACTGGATCACCAACTTCAACCGAGTCATTCAACAGCCAATGTCTCCGCAGGAATATGCCA TGGAAGCCCTCTTCAAACACAAACCCTGA